From a region of the Haematobia irritans isolate KBUSLIRL chromosome 4, ASM5000362v1, whole genome shotgun sequence genome:
- the Tgi gene encoding tondu-domain-containing Growth Inhibitor isoform X2, with protein sequence MESALDVLSRAATMVQQDNGSPSWHREKRLRTGEYHHSTAHHHHSSPSAGPSTGSIRTSSPNASPPPMAHGQIANNASAATSSQLHSNAHQISMMMAAAAAVGMRPLCESTNRPSPPPPSVNTPHNVSGMHILGANTHSEELHQMSGPEIDEAPLDMSVSSSQKQRNSPPPPYREPLPGSQFIPSLPRPSVITQAPPKRDTRDGTLIANRENDNRSSESIDEHFRRSLGNDYFALFAKKSPTNYSTKTPSPQPHVPPAAHVRTPPPVTVPPLQTPPLAQASSSVPPPPAYPSSLPLAHQQQSQSLMAARIKGGSEMIGHVAEANSPPLPLVVRTPLQQQQQQPLALQRTTSVTSQTPLQSPQSPTTLKLVPVQSPISSSTGSRTGSPLPPTNSQPSVTMSLSRFTSVENSPCSSPRHTPPVTNVALPNASPTLPAIMRIKTEPGLQSIKPHNPTPPASPTSTTNPNVIITSNSNTAPTTPSPSSTTTTSTIKTNTSSSAGGNSSAEVLASVDDHFAKALGDTWKRLQESKEMRK encoded by the exons GTTCACCGTCGTGGCATCGAGAGAAACGTTTACGCACAGGCGAGTATCATCACTCAACGGCTCACCATCACCACTCATCACCATCAGCAGGCCCTTCTACAGGTAGCATTAGAACTTCATCTCCCAATGCATCTCCTCCACCAATGGCCCACGGTCAAATAGCCAACAATGCTAGTGCTGCCACCTCTTCACAACTCCATTCGAATGCCCATCAAATTTCCATGATGATGGCAGCCGCTGCAGCAGTTGGAATGCGACCTCTATGCGAATCTACTAATCGCCCTTCGCCACCCCCACCATCTGTTAACACTCCTCATAATGTCTCTGGCATGCATATTTTAGGTGCAAATACCCACTCCGAGGAATTACATCAAATGAGCGGACCCGAAATTGATGAAGCCCCATTGGATATGTCGGTATCCAGCAGTCAGAAACAAAGAAATTCCCCGCCACCACCTTATCGTGAGCCATTACCCGGTTCCCAATTTATTCCATCTTTGCCCCGTCCAAGTGTTATAACTCAAGCTCCACCGAAACGCGATACGCGAGATGGTACTCTGATAGCAAATCGAGAAAATGACAATCGTAGTTCAG AATCAATTGATGAACACTTCCGTCGCTCACTGGGCAATGATTATTTTGCTTTGTTTGCTAAAAAATCGCCCACCAACTACTCGACAAAGACACCTTCACCTCAACCTCATGTGCCGCCTGCAGCTCATGTGAGAACTCCTCCACCAGTAACAGTACCACCGCTACAAACACCGCCTTTGGCCCAGGCATCATCATCAGTTCCTCCACCACCTGCATATCCAAGCAGTTTACCTCTAGCTCATCAGCAGCAATCGCAGTCATTAATGGCAGCACGTATAAAAGGCGGCTCTGAAATGATAGGGCATGTGGCCGAGGCCAATTCACCACCATTACCGTTAGTCGTACGCACGCCTCtacagcagcaacagcaacaacctTTGGCCTTACAAAGAACGACGTCTGTGACGTCACAAACGCCATTACAATCACCACAGTCACCCACCACATTGAAATTAGTTCCAGTACAATCGCCGATCTCGAGCTCGACCGGATCGCGAACAGGTTCACCACTGCCGCCTACTAATTCTCAGCCATCGGTCACAATGTCACTATCGCGTTTTACATCTGTGGAAAATTCGCCATGCTCATCGCCGCGTCACACCCCACCAGTTACCAATGTTGCCTTACCAAATGCTTCACCAACATTGCCGGCCATAATGCGAATAAAAACGGAGCCAGGCTTGCAAAGTATCAAACCCCACAACCCTACACCACCAGCTTCGCCCACCAGCACAACGAATCCCAACGTCATTATTACCAGCAATAGTAATACCGCTCCAACAACTCCTTCGCCGTCTTCCACAACAACAACCTCTACAATAAAAACCAATACGTCCTCTTCCGCAGGGGGAAATAGCAGTGCTGAGGTGCTGGCTTCAGTGGATGACCACTTTGCTAAAGCTTTGGGTGATACATGGAAGAGATTGCAAGAAAGCAAGGAAATGCGAAAATAG